A region of the Methanobrevibacter ruminantium M1 genome:
ATAAATGTATATTTGGTGATTTAATAATCTAAATTATATTTTGCTTATTAAATTTAATCGATGTTAAATTATTTTATAGTTTGGTAATTAAACTACTCATTTAATTGGAGGAATATTATGGGAAATAAAACTGGACTTTTACCTGCTAATGGACATCGCATTCAGGGTAGGTCAAGCGAGTCATTTTTAGACGCTCGTGAAATTATTATGGAACTTGGACTTGAAGGAAATGAAGTTTTTATGGATGCAGGATGTGGAGACGGACATGCTGCAATAGAAGCTGTAGATATTTTGGATGATGATGCAACAATCTATGCAGTTGACATTTATGAACCGTCTATTGAAGACCTTCAGAAATTTGCAGTTGAAAAGGGTTATGATAATCTAATTCCTATATGTGCAGATATTCCTGATTATATTGATATTGATGATGATACTGTGGATATGATATTGCTTATTAATGTATGGCATGGATTCAAGGCAACCAGGAGAATGGATGAGGCTATTGAAGAGCTTAAGAGAATCTTAAAGCCTGGAGGCAAGATTGCAATCATGGACTATAAGAAGCAGGAAGCTAAACATGGTCCTCCTATAACTGTAAGAAGCAGTCCAGAAGATCTTGAAGAGGTCTTTAAAGAACATGGCATGTGTTTGTTCTCTTTAAATCCAGATACTGGAGAGGACATTCCTCAAGGCAAGTCACATTATTTGATTATATTTCAAAAATAGTTATTTTAACTATTTTTGTCTTTTTTTACTAATTATTCTTTTTTTATCATTTTTTTTATCGAGTACTCATTTTTTATCACTTTTATCTAGTTATTCTTTTTTCATCACTTTTTATCCAGTTATTCTTTTTTGCTGCTGTTTTTCTCTAATCATTATTATTTTTAGTTTATTCTTCTTCTAAAATTTCTTGTCCTTTTATATTATTTTTTAAATAAAAAAAAAGAAAAAAGAAAAAAATAGAGGAATAATAAGTTAAAATTTGAATAAAAAATTTCAACGATTTTTTATATTTCAGTAGCCTTTGTCACATTATAATAAAATTCATCAGGTTCTCCTTCGAGCCTTTGAGTGAATTTTAAATTGAATGAACCGTCTTTAGTGCTATTTATAGTGCTGGTATGCTTATCTAAGGATTTTCCATCGTTATACATCAATATATCGATGGTGATGTCCTTATAGTCTTTACCGTTTGCACTGCTGATGTTCTGATTAAAGGAATATTCCTTTTTAGAATCATCCCAAGTTGTCATAGGTTCCATGGAATAGTCAAAACTTTCAGTAAGCGGAGACAGTTGATTTACAACATTATTGCTTTCATTAATGAATGAAAAGCCAATGACAGCCACTAAAACGATTATTGCAAGTGCAATGCCTGCTTTGATTTTATTATCCATATATTTGCTCCCTTTTAGAAATTGTTTCAGTTAATCATTAAGCAATTTGCATTGGTGAAATTACTTTATTTGCTTGTTTAGCTTCTTATTAAGCAATTTGCATTGGTGAAATTACTTAAATCATAACTGATTTTAAGGAAATATAGATTTTATTTAATCAATTATTTCTTTCCTTTTACCTCATATTGGTTTTTGATGTACTTGTATTTGTAGATAGGTACTTTGACCTTATATTTTCCCCAACTAAGATGTTTTACCTTTACATATTCCCATGCAGAATAGGATACATGTCCATTGATGACTTTTGGTCTTAGCACCCATGAATAGGTGTTGATTAAGCCGTATCTCCATTCGGTCTTATAACCTACAAGCACTCTAACCCATCCTTTTCCTTTAACGTTTAAGCATTGGGATTGATCTAAAACCTTAATGTTTTTGTTGGATATCACATTTGAAACATTGGTTTTGTTCAATTCAGATAATAGGATTGCCTTTCCGCTAAAGAGGGAGTTGAATTCATCAATGCTCATATTGATGTTTCCCCTTGTTGAGTCAGCTAAAAAGACACTTTCTTCAGTTACTTTGCTTACTACAGTCCAGTGTTCTGCTCCATCAATATCCAAATGGACTATGGAGTTTTCAGCTAAGTCTTTAGATTGGATTTCAACTCCAACTGCAGAGAAATTGTAGTATCCTGCAGCATCGATTAAGGATTGCATATTGGTTCCATCCTTGCTGGTGTTGGTATGCTGGGATACTTCAGATAGGCTAAGGTTTAAGCCAAGCCTGTTTAATGCAGTTGCAAGGGATGCGGGTCCGCAGCTGTAGCTGTCTCCAGCCATCACTACACCTTCGGTGTCTTTAGCTTCCTCTTCAATAATCTCGCTTTCTCCATCATTATTATCTAAATCATTGTCTTTTAAGTTAGAGGAGGTTTGATTCTGACTTATTGAAGTCTTGTCATAGTTTGACTTATCATCTAAGCCATTAGAGTTTAGAGAGGAATCTGAATGCATGCCATTTGAATCTTGGAGGGAGTCAAGATAACTGGCATCAAGATTGTAGTTTTCATCAACTGAATTAATATCTCTTATGCTTAAGCCATTAGAGTCTGCAGCGCTAGCTTGTGAAACTAATAGGAAAAGGGATACTAAACAAACGATTAATATGCTTTTGCTTACTTTAAACATCTTTTCACTCCTTGTTTTTTTAACTCAAATCCATTCAATAGGGTCCTTAGAAAATAATGCTTTGATAGGATTTTTTTAATTTAAGTCTTGATTTAAGCCCCTTTAGAATTAAATCTTTTAGTCCAATCCTTTTTCGTGATTGTTCTTTTTAAGAATCAGATTTTTTTTATTGATCCTTTCGTGAATTTATTCTCTTAAAGAACCAAACTCTTAAGATTTAAGTTTCAAAAAGAATTTAAACTTTTAAGAATTAAATCTATTATTTTCTAATGAATAAAAATTCTTCAGGTCAAATATGATTATTTTATCAATAATCAAATCTTATTTTAGGATTTTTTCAAATCAATTTTTTTTTAAGAAATTTTTCCTTTGAAATGAACCCAAGTCAATTTTTAATTTTTTCATTTTCATATTTAAATTTAAGCATTTAGAGGCTTTATTTTAACAAGTCCATACAACTTTCACACTTTCGCACAATTTTACGAGATGACATCAATTTTTACTTCATTTAAGAATTAATAAATAGTTTAAATATGTAAATTTTGGCCTATTTTTTAGGGTGATTTTTATGTATAGTTTATTATACATTAATTGTTCTTATTTTATAAAATGGTTTGTTTGATTTGAAACTAAAATTTTTAATTTTTTTAATTCCTGAGTGAAAAATTTGTTCCTATAATTTAAAACTAGTATTCTTAAGGAGTTTTGTTTTTCATAATTGTAAAGATTTCATTATTTTTGCCTTGATTTTAAGTCATATATTTATACTATTATTAACAAATTTAGATAGTGATATTTGAATTGTGTAAAAATAGATAAATATTTCCTATCATTGATTTATGATATTTTTAAAACGGTTAATGAATCATACTTTAAATCGTTTAATTCCAATTTAAATTATTCTAATTAATTAAAAACAATCAAAAAAATTATAATTATGTGATAAAATGGAAAGCATTAATCTTTTGGTAGAAGCGCTACCTTACATTAAGAAATTTTACAATAAAAAAGTTATGATTAAGTATGGAGGCCATGCAATGGTAGATGCTGATGCAATGGCTTCTACAGCTCGTGATACTGTGCTCTTAAAATATGTAGGCATGCAGCCTATTGTTGTTCATGGAGGCGGTCCTGAAATTACCCGTTCCATGGAAAAATTAGGAAAAGAGCCTAAATTCATCAAAGGCCTTCGTGTAACTGATGAAGAGACAATAGACATTGTAAAGATGGTTCTTGTAGGTAGCATCAATACAGATATCGTATCTCAGATATGTCATCATGACGGAAAAGGAGCAGGATTGTCCGGTAAAGACAATAAGCTTATTCAGGCCTCTAAGACCATGCATGAGATTAAGGATGACGATACCGGTGAAATCGAGCAGATTGATTTGGGATTAGTCGGTAAGGTGGATAAGATTAACCCTGAAATCCTTGAGATGTATACTGAAAATGATTATATTCCTGTTATTGTCCCTATTGGAATTGCAGAAAATTCTAAAACTTTGAATCTCAATGCAGATACTGTTGCAGGTGCAATTGCTAGTGAAGTTGATGCAGAAAAACTTATAATTTTAACAGATGTTCCAGGTGTCTTAAGGGACCCTAATGACCCATCAACTCTCATTCAAAAGATCCATATTGATGAGGTTCCTCAGCTTATTGAAGAGGGAATAATCAGTGGTGGAATGATTCCTAAGATTGAGACTTGTGTTGAAGCCTTGAATAATGGTGTAAAATCAGCGCATATTTTGGATGGAAGAATTAAGCACACTTTACTTATTGAAATCTTTACAAAGGATGGAATTGGAACTATGATTTATAAGTAGAATTTTAAGCATTCTATTTATTATTATTTTATTTTTTTTATTATTCATTATCTTTTTTTAAGTTTTATTTTATTATTTATTTTTATTATATAGAGTTATATATGCTTATTTTAGCATATTATCTATATATTGTTCTTTTTTTTAATTTAAATTAATTTTCTATTTTATAAGTCAAAATTCATTATATTTCTCATTCTCTTGAATTCCAATGCTTTTAATTTTATTAGAATGCAAATTTTTCCAAATCTTCATCTGAAGATAAGATTCTTCTTAAATTTAATGAGATCAATCTTTTGGTGGACATTAGGGCTATTGGTGCCAAGAAGAATGCAATTATACATAAAACCAGCTCTATTGAAGTGAACATGCCCTTAACTAAATTGATGAATGTGGAAATTGTTAATGTTTGAGATATCATGGCACATATGACGATGGATATCATGTCCCAAAATCCAATCTTCTTAATGATTGCAATGATTTCCTTTAAATAGAATGCCTTAATAAACTTTCCATGGTGGAAATACCTGTTCAAGAGACCTCCAACCATCAAGAGATAAGTTCCTCCCCCTAAAACAAATAGTATTATGGCTATTGGAATATTATTTGCGCTTAATTGGGTTTTTCCAACACTAATGAATATGACCATTATATGGACATAAATGATGATGATAATGATTTTTTTAAAACCTTCCCATATCAGTTTTGGTATGGGCCTTAGTTTTGGAGGAATATTCTCTCCCTTCAATCCGCTATAAACGATTTTTGAACCGTATCCTGTTTGCAAAAAAAGTATTAAGAGTGCACCTATAAAAACAACTGTCTGCTGTGGGTCCTCTGGAAAAGGCAATTTCCTTCCTAAAGAAGCAATTAATAGAAGAAAGCCAATTACAATAATATTTTTCCAATCTCTGAATGGATACTTTAAAGCTTCTATGATGCTTTCAAATACTTTTCTCATTTTATTTTCCTATTAATTAGTTTCAATTTAAAAAATAGATTTTGCTTATTTTATTATTTAATTTAAATATTTATAAAATTTACTCAATTAGACTTATTTAATAATTTTAATTGGCGAAATAAAAATTAAAATTTTTAAAATTAGTTTTTGGAATTTTCAGTAGGTTGTTTTTTTTTGTAAGGTGTTTTTGTAAGGTGTTGATTAACTAAATAATCTTTAAAAAAAAGTAAAAAAAATAAAAAAGAGGTGAAATTAAGATTATATCTCGAATCCACCGTCACATTTAATAATTTGACCATCTAGGAAAGTACATTCGTCACTTGCAAGGAATAATGCAAGCTCTGCAATGTCTTGACCTTCACCGCATCTTTTGACTGGGCATTGGTCAATCATGTTTTGCAATGCTCCAGGGCCTCCAATGCTGTCTACCATTGCAGTGTGGATAAGACCTGGTGCAATACCGTTACATCTGATTTCAGGACCTAATTCCCATGCCATTGATCTGGTAAGTCCCATCATGGCGTGTTTGCTGTCTACGTATGCTGCGAATCCATGGTGAGCTCCAAAGGATGCTACTGAACAGGTGTTTACAATTGTTCCTTTTCCTTTTTCCTTCATTACAGGTACGCAAAGTTGAGTGAGGACCAATGCAGAGGTTACGTT
Encoded here:
- a CDS encoding SDR family NAD(P)-dependent oxidoreductase; this encodes MGKLDGKVAIITGATSGMGRESAKLFAKEGAKVVVCGRNEERAAAVVDDIKAAGGEAIYVIVDMANLDEVPKIYEATMDEYGTIDILFNNAGVLSMSPLMDLTLEEWNKVFNVNVTSALVLTQLCVPVMKEKGKGTIVNTCSVASFGAHHGFAAYVDSKHAMMGLTRSMAWELGPEIRCNGIAPGLIHTAMVDSIGGPGALQNMIDQCPVKRCGEGQDIAELALFLASDECTFLDGQIIKCDGGFEI
- a CDS encoding class I SAM-dependent methyltransferase — its product is MGNKTGLLPANGHRIQGRSSESFLDAREIIMELGLEGNEVFMDAGCGDGHAAIEAVDILDDDATIYAVDIYEPSIEDLQKFAVEKGYDNLIPICADIPDYIDIDDDTVDMILLINVWHGFKATRRMDEAIEELKRILKPGGKIAIMDYKKQEAKHGPPITVRSSPEDLEEVFKEHGMCLFSLNPDTGEDIPQGKSHYLIIFQK
- a CDS encoding DUF4013 domain-containing protein, producing the protein MRKVFESIIEALKYPFRDWKNIIVIGFLLLIASLGRKLPFPEDPQQTVVFIGALLILFLQTGYGSKIVYSGLKGENIPPKLRPIPKLIWEGFKKIIIIIIYVHIMVIFISVGKTQLSANNIPIAIILFVLGGGTYLLMVGGLLNRYFHHGKFIKAFYLKEIIAIIKKIGFWDMISIVICAMISQTLTISTFINLVKGMFTSIELVLCIIAFFLAPIALMSTKRLISLNLRRILSSDEDLEKFAF
- the argB gene encoding acetylglutamate kinase, which encodes MESINLLVEALPYIKKFYNKKVMIKYGGHAMVDADAMASTARDTVLLKYVGMQPIVVHGGGPEITRSMEKLGKEPKFIKGLRVTDEETIDIVKMVLVGSINTDIVSQICHHDGKGAGLSGKDNKLIQASKTMHEIKDDDTGEIEQIDLGLVGKVDKINPEILEMYTENDYIPVIVPIGIAENSKTLNLNADTVAGAIASEVDAEKLIILTDVPGVLRDPNDPSTLIQKIHIDEVPQLIEEGIISGGMIPKIETCVEALNNGVKSAHILDGRIKHTLLIEIFTKDGIGTMIYK
- a CDS encoding cysteine peptidase family C39 domain-containing protein, with translation MFKVSKSILIVCLVSLFLLVSQASAADSNGLSIRDINSVDENYNLDASYLDSLQDSNGMHSDSSLNSNGLDDKSNYDKTSISQNQTSSNLKDNDLDNNDGESEIIEEEAKDTEGVVMAGDSYSCGPASLATALNRLGLNLSLSEVSQHTNTSKDGTNMQSLIDAAGYYNFSAVGVEIQSKDLAENSIVHLDIDGAEHWTVVSKVTEESVFLADSTRGNINMSIDEFNSLFSGKAILLSELNKTNVSNVISNKNIKVLDQSQCLNVKGKGWVRVLVGYKTEWRYGLINTYSWVLRPKVINGHVSYSAWEYVKVKHLSWGKYKVKVPIYKYKYIKNQYEVKGKK